CTGGGTGCTGGGGTTACAGAAATTACAATGGAACAATAATCCCCTCCAAAAGCTTTGGGGTTGGAGATATGAcgtgttgttgttgctgttcagtcgtgtccaactctttctgactccatttggggttttcttggcaaagatactggaagagttttctattcccttctccagcacatttgacagatgaggaaactaaggcaaatagggttaagtaacttgtccaaggtcacatagctagtaaatatctgaggcctgatttgaacccacattttaCTGATTCCAgtcctagtgctctatccactgagccacctaactgcccctatatCTCATATGATTTCTGGGAAGGATATATAGTCAATCATAGCATTAGCTGACGTTTATGCAGgtctctaaggtttgcaaagcactttatattcaACATATCActcaatcctcacaataaccctgtgatgtATATCAGAGAATCACCAGCTTATAGATTTAGAAGGGATCCTAGAGGTCATTAAgtttgaccccctcattttacaagagtAAACTAAGGttcaaggaggttaagtgactgacctagagtcacacagcttgtgtctaaggtgggatttgaacccagcactgACTTTTTGACTCTGCTGTTTGATCCTTTCTAACCACattgcccattttacaaataaggaaactgagtcacagaaaggtTATGGGACTTTCCCATGGTTATCCACATAACAAGTACCAACAGCAGGATTCAAATGCTTTCTATTCTTTGGGTTTTGCCAACATCAAGGGACAAGTATCTAATTCTTTCTTTCAGTTGGCTTTTCTTCTGTATGTGTGCGTGCACACATTCATACATGtgtatttgcatgtatgtatattgtattttttatctCATCATCTCTCCTTCAGGTGGTGCCTCCTCAAACATGTCTGGACCCTGGGCATCCCAAGGACCCCACTGAGAGCATGACTGAGGGGAACCAGACTTCTGTCATTGAGTTTGTCCTCTTGGGTTTTTCACATGTTCCCAGGCTGAAGCCAGTTCTTTTTGTGCTGTTTCTGGGGATGTTTCTAATCACAATGCTGGGAAATGGCCTCATTGTACTTTTGACTGTGGTCGACACTGCCCTCCACACACCTATGTATTTTTTCCTCCGGAACCTGGCTCTGGTGGAGATCTGCTTCTCTTTGGACATTGTACCCAGGATGCTGGAAAGCCTGGTGGCTGGAAGGGGCATCTTCCTGGTGGGCTGCGCCCTCCAGCTCTTTCTCATTCTATCCTGTGTCACATCAGAGTGTTTCCTCCTGACAGTGATGGCCTATGACCGCTATGTGGCCATCTGCCACCCCCTGCACTATGGGGTCCTCATGAACCAGAGGCTCTGCCTTCTTCTGGCAATGTCATGCTGGGTGGCAGGCATTCCAGTTTCCCTGCTGTTCACCATTTGGCTCTTCCGGTTCCCATTTTGTGGACCCCGAGGTGTTCGCCACTTCCTCTGTGATGTGGCGCCACTCCTGAAGCTGGTGTGTGCTGACACATCTGTCTTTGAGGCCTATATCCGTGTAGCTACAGTTCTTGTCCTAATGGTGCCTTTCTTCCTCATCACTGGGTCCTATGGCCATGTGCTAGTTGCTGTTGTTCGGATGCCCTCAGCCACTGGTCGCCATAAGGCCCTCTCCACCTGTGCTGCCCATTTTGTTGTTGTGACTCTGTTCTATGGCACAGCTTGTGTCATCCACCTCCAGCCCAAGTCCAGCTACTCTCCTGAGAGCAAGCAAGTTGTGTCCTTGTCCTACACCCTTGTCACTCCCATGCTCAACCCCATCATTTACAGCCTGAGGAACAAAGAGGTGAAAGCTTCCCTGTGGAGGGTGTTGGGTAGGAAAAAAGGGGGTGCCCAGATGACTTGAAATCCAGTCTGTTATGGGTTACAACTAAGATAAAAGGGATTGGGGCTCTGATAGCCAACTTCATGAGACCATGGGCAATGGTATTGCTTTCCAGGATCATCATTGAATCAGGGACTTCTGGAACAGGGTGGAACTAGGAAGAATCTAGTCCAGTCTCAACCTGAAGTGAATCCCTCCTGCAGCATCCCAAAGTATTGATCATATAGTCTCCAGTGGAAGACCACTTATGATTTGGAACTCACCATTCCTTGTATTTAATATCAGATTTGACCCTCGTGTCAGAGACTTTCCCAACATGAAGGGTCCAAGGTCACCTTGGAAGACTTCTTATTTCATTGGTTCATGTACTACACCTAGAAAATTTGGAGAAATCCTTACATGAAACCTCTTTCTCATCAAAGTAATTTCTAGTGGAGTATACTAGCAACTGTGGAGAATATGTTTGTGCTGATGCCCCCTCCTCCTTGCAAGCACATAGGCCACAAAAATGGACATGGAACTTTTATTGAAAGGTTAATGACAACAAACCAGAATTCACATCAGAGCTCCCATATGAACATCCATTCTACCACAACATTTTATATAGTTAGATTAGATCAGTCACTTTCTTTCATCCTCAGATTTTTTCCCTTACAGATTTGTTGCTTTACAAAATTTGCTCAGGAGATAAGATCCCTAGTACTCTCAAGGAAGTCCCACTTATTAACACTAGGTTCAGATTCAGTGTCAAAAATTTCAATATTCTTTCTCCCTCAGGCTCCCGGGAGAGCTGTGATCCACTCCTCATATGATCTCAAACTGACAAAGCACCTCCTTAATTATCTCTCAGATTCCAAGGGCTCTTTCTGAAGCATATAGTGAGATCTTTCCAATAACAATAGGATGCAGCCAGTTACACATAAGGGGGAGGGAATGAATCAGGGAAACTGGAGGTTCTCTTTCTGTGGAATTGGGGATGGAATAGAGAAATAGCATTCCTGGTACTGGCTACACATGAAATTCTAGGACTACAAACTTTGAAATGAATACAACAAGCAGCAAGCTACAAGGTTCTTAGGCTGTGGCATGTCAAACACTCTTGTCAgtatggtgaagcctatggactctttctcagaataaggttgctaaatatttaaaatcaactctgtaggattgcaaaggaaatcgattatattgaaatataattaccaaataataataacaaaaaacccAAGTTTGATTGATGTGTCATTTCACATGACCACTGACTACTCTGGCTCATCACCTGTCACCCGCACTATTTATACAGCCTTCTAATTGGTGTCATTGAATCCAGACTTTCCTCTACTAAATTCATTCTTTATTCATCTGTCAAAATGATGTTCCAGGAGTACTATTCTGATTGTGCTCAAGAAGGTTCATTGGTTTTTACTTGCCTCTGGTCAGtcagctagtcagtcaataaatagttATTAATGGCCTAATagtgttaggcactatgctaagtactggggaaacaaaaagaagcaaaagacaggtccttcctttaaggagctcacaatgcaGAGatagcaagcaaacaaatacatatgaacaagatatgtacaggataaataggaaataatcaatgaACATAGGGAAAGCACTAGAGTTAAGATGGGTTGGGataggcttcctgtaaaagatgcgACTTaagttgagacttaaaagaagccaaggaagccagtagctgaagatgaggagggggagcattccaggctgAGGGGACAgagaaatgcccagagctgagaaatggagtgtcttatgtgtggaatagccaggaggtcaagctcactagatcaaagagaatGTATCAGTAAGAGTAAAatgtaagatgactggaaaggtgggaaggcaTTGGGTGATGAAAGGCTTTCAATGTCAAAGACAGAATTTTGTACTTGAATTTTAACTTACAATATACCTGCCATTTctctataagcttcttgagggtggaGATCTGTGTCACTTTTGGAGTATGTATAAGGGATAGAGAGATGGCCTTGAAACCAGTAAGATGTGGGTTCAAGGTAAATctcaaacacatactagctgtgtgatcctgatcaGATCACTACACTTCTAAATGCTCTAGGAAACTCTTTAAGATGCCAATTTGCCAAGATGGTGCCTACATGAACTTGTCAAAGACTTGGGAGATcaagaattattgaactaatgTCGTggttgaaagatgaaatgacagaAAACAAAGATATGAGCTTCTGAGCattttgatttattaagcaataaatGCCAATTGACCAACAAATCAGAACCAGTTGCCTTCCTTAGCTTTGGCACTGGACCTTAAATACTAGGGATGGCAGACATTCCTACGTTAAAAACAATTCATCAAATAAGACTCATTacttaaaaggaaacaaaacaacaaaacaaaagaaaacaacattagTAATATGATTTCTAGttggatgaaagattagggactttccaagttgggagggggagagtgaacaggtacaattctctgaaatcagaaaaaacagGTGTCCCACTCCTCCCAAGTatctgtaaacaatcaaaggaacatgacAATAATTACCGATTAACCAGTAGAGGGCCAGTTTTCAGGTAAGGCAtgtgggttgcttgagatgtacaactGTGAGAAAACTCTTTGCATCAACCTTTGGATCTGGccaggtttctggtcagcatgaCTGAGGTCCTTAGTCAAGGTTCTCTGAGCAAGAGGGGAGGTGGTTTATCTTCCTGCACACACAGGGCTGGGTTCAACCAATACAATAAAGCTTTTTCCCGTGCCCAcagttgaataaagttttcttacaagacagaatttgaactagactcataattgaatagaaagggaactgagctagttCCAGAACTGAGTTAGGAGATGGTCAATTTGGTCACTCAATTTCCACAATTATCTACTTGCATtcctaatcccttcaatttcctcagTCCTCACTAGTTCCTCTGCTATCCTGTTCTGTCCTATCCTAGCCCTCTCTAATCCTATTCCTACCCCTATATCCAGTTCCTAACACAATGACTGGAACATCTGAATGCTTGTTAAATGTTGACTATTCCCTAAGATCATATACCTAGCTAGCCATCTATAGACTCAAAGCTTTGGCCTTTTAATTCCAGCACTTTCCCCTTTCCACCATACTGTTCCAAGTTAGCATTTTTACTTGTAAAGAACGTGGGGCTTGGAGTTtgtgtttgaatcttgactcttctTTACCTGCTCTGAATGTCATTTACCCATGACTGAATGTCTTttctcctcaccccctcccccaatataaaatgggaatgtaGAGTCATAGACTTGTAGATTTAAAGATGCAAGGTACCTTAGGGATCAGCTACTCcccaatcctcattttatattgtCAAAGCTGTTCCAAGATTGGCTCAGTATTGTTCCTTCTTGTCACCTTGGAGGACATAATCCATTAACCAATAACTGTAGGGACATGGAATCATGGGTTAGAGCATCCAGTTGCTAAGGGAGCAGAGAATGGAATCTTTtagcatcacagatttagggctgaaaggcTCCTTCCAGGGCGTCTcattcaagcccctcattttacagctggaggCCCCAAGAGTTTATAGGACTTCTCTAACATTACTTTTGTAATAACTAGTGGAGACAGATTTTTAATCCAGTTGGATTTTAATCAAGAAGTGGACTCTTTCTGTGGTATGATGTGATCTCCCATCCTATAAAGATGGTGCTAATGTAAGTCATCTTTAGTAGGGGGagaagtcaaagatagaaagagtCTTATGAggtttcttcttctctccattaTCCATAGTAAAGTTATAGTGAATAAATCTTCTAGAACCACCCCTTGTGTTAACTACTTCACTACAATAGAAATATGATCCCCAAATGGTTTACAGGATAGTTTTTCATTGTGAATATAAAGTAAGATTCCTTTGATCCTGAGACATAGTACCCAAAGTAGATTGTGAACTGCACTGATGGAAATCACTTTCTGTTCACATAGTatgttgtatttatattcccatcaTTCCAAGGTGCCTTTGAAAAAGGTGCCAGAGATTGAGTCAACAGCCATTCCCTCATCCTTGAGAAGTCTGCTTGGAGGAAGGTGACTTGAAGCATGTTTGATGCAAAGCAGCAACACAAATAATCTAGAGTTACATTTAGCTTTGTTTATTGTCTTCTCTCTGGTTGCAACAAGAGGGTGGCCCTTTGGCACTGCTTCAAGACTCTTTCCTTTTGGTTGGCCATATGGCCTGGGTCCTGGCCTTACTCAGTCTCCTGGATCTGCTTTAACTGGATTTTGGCAGAGGAATGGagtcatttctctttctgtctctgctggGAGTTGGGAAGTCCATGTAGCCACACATTAAGGCTGAGCCTGGATCTAGGACTGTCATCATAGTTTGCCCCTTACCAATAGCTggctttttttttagcattttaaagttgaCAGAATGCTTAACATATGTTATGTgattctcacaactaccctgggcaATGGGTGCTGTTATaaactccattttacatatgaggaaactgaggctgaaaaggtCAAGCAATTTGCTCAGTATGGCCTCGCTAATAAGTGTGGGGGTTAGAACTgaagctcaggtcttcccaattccatgtCCAACACTCTACCCATCTGGATACCACCCACTTTCCTGGGAGAAAGATGTGCCTTACATTTTTAGGATTATTGCTCAGGATTCTGTTTTCATGTTTTAGAATTTGGTTCTTGAAAGACTTGTAAGTTAATTTCTGAGTTAATAAATAACTGAGTTAATAAAGTAGCTgagctaattttaaaaattgttctctttGTCTATGTATTTGG
This Trichosurus vulpecula isolate mTriVul1 chromosome 2, mTriVul1.pri, whole genome shotgun sequence DNA region includes the following protein-coding sequences:
- the LOC118836395 gene encoding olfactory receptor 10A7-like, with translation MTEGNQTSVIEFVLLGFSHVPRLKPVLFVLFLGMFLITMLGNGLIVLLTVVDTALHTPMYFFLRNLALVEICFSLDIVPRMLESLVAGRGIFLVGCALQLFLILSCVTSECFLLTVMAYDRYVAICHPLHYGVLMNQRLCLLLAMSCWVAGIPVSLLFTIWLFRFPFCGPRGVRHFLCDVAPLLKLVCADTSVFEAYIRVATVLVLMVPFFLITGSYGHVLVAVVRMPSATGRHKALSTCAAHFVVVTLFYGTACVIHLQPKSSYSPESKQVVSLSYTLVTPMLNPIIYSLRNKEVKASLWRVLGRKKGGAQMT